A single genomic interval of Mucilaginibacter boryungensis harbors:
- a CDS encoding 4'-phosphopantetheinyl transferase family protein: MAIAFSKQIDADTEFALWKIEEEAEDLYAKLQLNEEEKAFIEQLRHGKRHLHWLGTRVLLRTMLRTDEYIDCKIDAHGKPYLVNLPYHISLSHSFDYAAVMISKKATVGIDIEQIQQKVARIAPRFMNPGELAAIPQDEQYIKSLYAAWCAKEAVYKCYGQKEVSFMDNIALQPFSFEPEGSIQAQLHKGDVKLDYTVRYLQYQDYMVGYVKGA, translated from the coding sequence ATGGCTATAGCCTTCAGCAAGCAGATAGATGCAGATACCGAGTTCGCCCTATGGAAGATAGAGGAAGAAGCCGAAGACCTGTATGCCAAACTGCAGTTAAATGAAGAAGAAAAAGCATTTATTGAACAGCTGCGCCATGGCAAACGCCACCTGCACTGGCTGGGCACACGTGTATTGTTACGCACTATGCTTCGCACCGATGAATACATTGATTGCAAGATAGACGCGCACGGCAAACCCTACCTGGTGAACCTGCCCTATCATATTTCATTAAGCCACTCATTTGATTACGCCGCGGTAATGATCAGCAAGAAAGCAACCGTGGGAATTGACATTGAACAGATACAGCAAAAGGTAGCACGCATTGCACCCCGGTTTATGAACCCCGGCGAATTAGCCGCTATCCCGCAGGATGAACAGTATATCAAATCGCTTTATGCAGCCTGGTGTGCTAAGGAAGCTGTTTATAAATGTTACGGGCAAAAAGAAGTTTCATTTATGGATAACATTGCCCTGCAGCCTTTCAGCTTTGAACCCGAAGGCAGTATACAAGCACAATTACATAAAGGTGACGTGAAACTGGATTACACTGTGCGATATTTGCAATACCAGGATTATATGGTAGGATACGTTAAGGGAGCTTAA
- the lipB gene encoding lipoyl(octanoyl) transferase LipB encodes MKNKQVFFQDWGLVDYKQGWDRQEMLFNETVKQKLNLRNKELALSGSTEHTYDHCVAEETPNYLVFCEHPHVYTLGKSGHAENLLLDEQGLKDKQATYYQINRGGDITYHGPGQIVGYPILDLDNFFTDIHLYLRTLEEAVILTLADYGLTAGRYPGYTGVWFDADNDRARKICAMGVRCSRWVTMHGFAFNVNVNLDYFKNIVPCGIDDKAVTSLQAELGREVDMEEVKKILKHHISVLFGMEIV; translated from the coding sequence ATGAAAAACAAACAGGTATTTTTCCAGGATTGGGGGTTAGTAGATTACAAGCAGGGCTGGGACCGCCAGGAAATGCTTTTTAACGAAACCGTTAAGCAAAAACTTAACCTGCGGAATAAAGAACTTGCCCTAAGCGGAAGTACCGAGCATACCTACGACCATTGTGTAGCCGAAGAAACCCCAAATTATCTTGTTTTTTGCGAACATCCGCACGTATATACGCTGGGCAAAAGTGGTCATGCCGAGAACTTGCTGCTGGATGAACAGGGTTTAAAAGATAAGCAGGCCACTTATTACCAGATCAATCGCGGTGGGGATATTACCTACCATGGCCCGGGGCAAATTGTAGGGTACCCGATATTAGACCTGGATAACTTTTTTACAGATATTCACCTGTACCTGCGCACGCTGGAAGAAGCGGTGATATTAACCCTGGCCGATTATGGCCTAACTGCCGGCCGTTACCCCGGCTATACCGGTGTTTGGTTTGATGCTGATAACGACCGTGCCCGTAAAATTTGTGCCATGGGCGTACGGTGCAGCCGCTGGGTAACCATGCACGGTTTCGCGTTCAACGTTAATGTGAACCTTGATTATTTTAAAAACATTGTGCCCTGCGGTATTGACGATAAAGCGGTAACATCGCTGCAAGCCGAACTGGGCCGCGAGGTTGATATGGAAGAAGTTAAAAAAATCCTTAAACATCATATTTCCGTACTTTTTGGTATGGAGATAGTATGA